The Larus michahellis chromosome 23, bLarMic1.1, whole genome shotgun sequence genome segment CCCCGCCAGCAcgggagcatctcccagcccttcccaccccggcgGCTGGTACCCCGCACCACAGCCGGACCCCGATGCCGCTCGGCCACCCCAGGCTCAGCCGAGCCCCCCACACTGTAGCCAGCCCCCGGGCATGGAGCAGTGACCAGCCCGCGGCCCCCCGTGCCCTATCGATTGGCGCCCGTCTGCACAGATATTAAAGTgtttgccagcagctgctggcgttTAACAAATCCTCCTGTCTACTTTgtttaggcctttttttttttttaattttttttccctcccacctGGGCCTATTTGATGCTTTAggcattttgcaaacattttgaagGCGGCATTTAAAACTCCAGCCGGCAGCTAGCGAAGTGCAGGACGCTGGAGACAGTGAGGAGAGGCAGGATGGGATCCCTCGCCCTCACCCATCCCCGTAGCCACACGCTCCCTACGCTGGCCCCGAGCCGGGGCCAAGCCCGCGCTGGCTCCGTGGCTCGCGGGAATTTCTCCTCTGCCAGAGGAGACGGGGAGGGAGAGCCCAGGGTGGTGCTTCCCGCtcgctgctgcctttccctggctCCGGAGGCAGGATCTCGCCCCTGGCCCCAGGTCCTTGTCGGATTCCCAGCCTCAAGGCAGGAGAGCAAAgctgaaatggaaaagcaaaacacatGGCGCGCGCGCGCCCCGGGGCTGGCGGTGACACAGCGACAGGCAGCGCTCCctgccccggggacaccccggcggcggctgctgcttcCACCGCGCTGGCTCTTAGCGCCGCGGGGGACAGGGAGCCGCAGGTCATCCCCTCTCCAGGCAGACCCCCGGGACACCCAACACGGGGGGCTCCCTGTCCCCTGGAGGAGCACGGGCCGCCGGCCGGCACGGCACAACCGGCGCCTGGGGGGAACGCGGGGGGGGGAAATCGCTCTCTGGCTTTCTCTCGCGCCTGATGTGACTACAAGGGATTGTGGGATTCaattaacttctgttttcctCCCAGTAACAGTGGGAGTCTCTCCTCTCCGCTTTGAAACAGACACGCTGCCATGGAAGACAAATGCTTGCAATAAAGCGAAGGCGCGCGTGTGCCGGGGGAGGCTGATGCTCGTGTGCAGCCGGCACAGCCTGGGGGCCGCTTGCCGCCCCGCTGCCGCACGCCCGGTCCCGCCGGCATCGCATCCCGATGGACAGTCCTGGgtgcccagcgctgctgcaggCACCCGGTGGGCCCTGGAGTGGGACCGCCGCGCGGCCCCGGCTGCCGGCCGGCAACGGGCACGGGGCCATTTCGCCTTCCGCTGCCTCGGCCGCTGCCTCCATGGCAGCCCCAAGAGGCCGGGGGCTCGTAAGGGCGGCTGCCGCCAAGCCGGTCTCACCGAGCTTCACAGAGCTGTTGCCCCTCCGCTGGGCAACAATGGCCACGGGGGTCTCGCCCCGGGTGGGAGCCAGGTTTTTCTCGCTCCGGAGGTTTTTCTGTGCCGCCTGACAGTTAGATGCGGTTGCCTGTTTGCCCGGTGAAACACGTCCTGGGGGAAACCACGGTGCTTGAAGGCAGAGGGTTGTGCTCCCCAGCGGCGAGCCCATGGCACCAGTTCCGCACCGCGGGCACAGCCGGGAGGCACCGGGCTGTCGCGGCCACCGAGCCCTGTGGTGATGACCCCGGGCACAGAAAATGCTGGTGGGAGCCAGGTTTTTCTCGCTCTGGAGGTTTTTCTGTGCCGTCTGACGGTTAGATGCGGTTGCTTGTTTGCGGGGTGAATCGCGTCCTGGGGGAACCATGGCGCTCGAAGGCGGCGGGTTGTGCTCCCCAGCGGTGAGCCCATGGCACCAGTTCCGCACCCTGGGCACAGCCGGGAGGCCACCAAGCCCTGTGGTGCCAAACCCAGGCACGGAAAATGCTGTGGCGGCTTCGCGGTGCCCACCTccggcacccagcagcccccgcagcccctcgcccccaCACCGGCTCCAGCAcggtgggggctgcgggcgggagacaaccccccccccccgcagagcGCCCGCCTGCACCCGCCGCTGGACCGGGCAGCCGAGGGTTGCCAGGCAACGGGAAGATGCTTTTTCTGACCAAAACGGTAAACCGGCAGCTGGGTCgcggcagggagggggaggaacatggccaggctggggctgcccgagGGGGAGGCACTCGATGCTCCCCCAGACCCAACAGCACCCAAAAatctggagaggaggagaaggaggcgtTGGCAGCCCCGTTCAGCCAAAAGCGGCTCCGGCCCCAGGCACTGCCGAGGGCCCCTGAGCATCAGCTGGGGACAATACTcggccctgggacccccccctgcctggccaggggacggggcagggacAGGGCGTCCTCCCGCGGGGACAACTCCGCTGGCCTCCTCCCTGGGAAtccctccctggggagccccgGCCGCGCCGCAAGCCCCGAATGAGATCAAGCCCCTAATTTGcccgtctccctccctccccagccatcGCGCACGCAGCTAAACGAGCTCCAGGCAATTTTCTCAGAAGTTGAGTCCTCGCGTTGCGGGAACACGGGACTAAAAATAGCCGGGGTCTGCGTGCACGTCTCTCCCAGGTGAATCTCGCCCCGGAGATAAGGGTAAAGGAGGCAGCGgctgccaccagctcctccgCGTCCAGccatttctccccctttccctcagTTTCCTGCGTGGATCCTGCCGCCCTGCGCCGTGCCGTCCCCCTGCACAACCTGCCTGTGGCTGTGGcagcctggggaccccccaccctggGCCAGAGAAACCCCTCTGCGGGGAAAAGCTCCCGGGGTCGGAGCATCCCTCGGCGTGGGCATCACCAACCACGGGCAGAGCCGCCCTCGCTCACCGGCTCTCGCCTGGCGGCCTCCGACGGCTCCGTTTCACCTGGGCATCCTCCATCCCCACTTTGTGGAGAGGGGAtgtgtccccctgctccccccccccgctgccaccaCCAGCATCTTCCCATTCAAAGGCTCATCTCAGCCCTCCCGGGTCCGGCCCGGGGTGCAGAGAAGCAGCCGCGTTTCCTTCCCACAACGGCTGGATTACGAATTCAGCGTTACAAATTCTTCCCCCCACAAGACGCCCCCCTCCGCCCCTCTGCCGGCTTCCAGCGCTTGGAGCGTTGAACACTTTCCAGGGATTTTTGCGTGCGCTCAGGCTGACCCCATCCACTCTACTTCAGACTAACTTAATCAGCCTCATTTTATCGCTCGCTGCTGTAGCTTTACACCTCTAGAAAAAGCACTACTTAAATTATTGGCACCTGCCAAGCTCTCGCCACGCCGCTTTCTCTGCCCctgtgggggcaggaggagggagggcggaTCTGTTTAGTGCTCCCAGCctttatttttaccaaaaatgacaaattattagAATGGTGGAAATTAGAAAAACGGCGTTTAGGTAACCTCCCTCTTTTCTTCAGCGGCGTCTGATTGAAGGCAGATTTGGAAGATGAaggggtgtttgtgtgtgtgtggggggaaaacaGGGTAATCTGCTGAATGCCAACagagaggggcgggggggatggtCCAGGGGACACCCCAAGAGCGGCTCATCCGACACCCACGATGGAGCACTGGGGAGGTGCATCGCGGCGGTTTTCACACCCAAACAGCTGCCGGGGTTTTGCGGGGGGAAAAAGGGCTGCGAAGCTCAGAGAGCGGCAGGGAGGGCTCCCACCCCTGCGCTGCCGTGGCGTCAGAGCTCAGCTGTGCCCCAAAGAgctccccccccctgcccccgaggGTCTCCTGGAGCTCAGAGCCCCCCCGTGagactgggggtgctgggggccagcccccccccggccaggCCAGCGCTCCAGCCCACGCTGCTGACGGGGAGCACAAAACCATCGTCATATCCTTCATCACCAGCGCTGCCGAGAAGGAGCACAGAGGCCAGGCTGGGGGAGCCggccaggaggagaaggaggaggaggaggcggaggaaggagcaggcaggggctcTCCCCGGCTGCAGCCCATGGGGAACCGCAGCCGCCGCTCGGTGGCCGGGCAGTCCCAGGGTCCCAGCTCTGTTCCCCCACCCCTCCACGGCACCGGGAGCCGGGGGGAAGGTAACAGAGCCGGGGGGACGCTGCAGCCCCGGCGatgaaaagcaaagggaagatcTCGAGGAAGGCAGGAGACAGGGCACCACCCGCGTCTGTTTTAGAAATGACTTTATTGCCCTAAAAAGGGGAAGTCATGTGTAAACAAACATTCCATTCaggtattaatatattattatttttttttccactccaaaaATGCATCATTAAATCCAGCCACAGAAATATCAAAAGCAGGAACAGTAGAAAAGAGCTACAGGGGAGGAAAGACCCAGCCAggccaccttccccccccacctcgggAGCGGGGCTCATGGCAGCGTGTCCCAGGGCTCGGCCGACAGCCACACGCCACTCCACTCCAGCAAGGCAACCCTGGGAcaggccggggcggggaggggggggtcagggggacagcACAAGCCCCCAGACCCTTGGCTCTCCCCCCAGGGCCAGACCCAaccccaggagcagcccagggccGTGCTCTCAGCATCCCCCTTGCCCAAACCCAAAGGCACACAGCTCCGCCGTGGGGGATGCGTCacaccccccgccctcccccaaCCCTCTCATAGAGCACCAAAACCTTTGCCCAGCTCTTCTTCGCCCTCCCCTCGCAGcctgctgggtgtccccccccatccccggccccAGCAACGCCTGGGTTCCACCAGTTTCTCGCACCCCGGGGACCGCAGGGCGAGGGGTACACGGGAGTGTCGGGCAGCAGCCGGCCGGGCAGGGTCCCCTTCCTGCCCCAGGTCCGCTCAGGGCCAGGATgttctcccccagcccagggatgTGGCCCAtctctccatcccaccctccccagagcccccccagggcGAGTCTGGGCACCCCCCCATCCATGTTGACTCCTGGCGGGGGGGAAGCCGCAGGTGGGAAATCCCCCCGAAGGAGGGAGGTGTCTGCTCCTTACGTCCTGCACGGTTTGTTTTCAGCCACAAGCTCGACAAACAGCCACGATCaccccaaatccaccccccccccccgccccgccatgcaAACACCGCGCTACCAGTACCATGCCTCGCGTACCTGAAACGTATTTACAGACAGAAGTAAAAACACGCTGGGAAAGATCAGCCTCGGATATAAATAGCCAACACTGAAATCTGCCATCTGCTGCAAAGGACAAGGAAGGAACATCAACTGCCACCGACAGAGGTTACACAGGGGGACGCGGGTGTGCGCGGGTGTCCACGCGTGCTGCAACAGGCAGGGACGGGAGCACTGCGAAATGCGCTCCCTTCCACGGAAACATGCAGAGCCCGACGCAACGGGTTAACACCACACCAAACAACAACAAGGCGCCCGTTTTATCCCCGCAGAAACGCCCCCCGGCCGGCGTTACCTCCAGCCGGGTGACCGGGATcgcagggagggatgggaagggacaGGTCCCTCCTGGGAGCCGGGTCCCGCTGGGCACAGGGGCTTCGTGGTCCCACAGGACTCGTCCCTCCCGCTCGGTGGGTGCAGCCGCTCCCGAGCCCCCCGCAGGCGAGGGCGGAGGGTAGGGGGGCCTCAGCCAcagcctgccccccccgcccagcgACACCTGGGGATGTCCCCTGTGCCAGCCAGGCTACCAGCACTCCGGGAGGGCTACTCCTGTCACCTCAGCTTTTGTCAGCGAGCATGGCTGCTGGGACACTGCCTGGGACCAGCTGCGGGCGCAGTGTGAGGGGTGCCAGGCCCCCccatggcagtgccagccccgGCACCTCCCTCCcgcgggcaggggacgggcacAGGCAGCCTCCTGGATCCGGGCAAACCCAGCGCCCCCGAGGCTCCGGGAGCAGCGTCCCGCAGGGGGTCAGCAGcgggggacacggctgggggtgggcagggagggcgtcctgggagctgcaggtgtcAGACCAAGTCGACCCGCGCATCGGTGCAGtcctgcagggctgggaacaCTCCGGAAAAGGCTTAAAACCCACAAACCTGACTCATCCCCAGGGTCACCTCCCTTGGCCCACTCTTGGGTCACCTCTGCAgtattttctctgcagtttccAAGGCTAGAaacctgtcttttaaattaaagctgaGATTGATGCTATCACCTGACTCGAGGAGCTGGGACTTCCGAGAGAGGTGGCAGAAAGTATGCTACGGGGATCTACCCACCTCCAACCTCCGTGCTGGCCAGTTGGAGACCACAGGCACCAGGGAGGGAAGAGCCCAGCAGGTCACATCCATCCTTCCCGGTGGAGACGGGGCCGGTGGATCCCCGCTTCCCGCTGGGCTCCAGGAGATGCAGCCccgggagggagcagaggggagaggctgcggctgccagccctgcctgcccccgccGCAAGGGGGGGGACTGGTGCTGACAGAGccgcccccagggacccccatgcTCCGCCACCGCCCAGTCCCCCGTCCGAGGGGCCCTTCCaaaccccccccgcccagcccccgCCCCCGGGTGGGCAGCGAGTGCCTACAGGCAGGACAGGAGGGCGGTGAGCGGcagctccttctcccccagcagCGTGTCCCGCTTAAGGCTGCTGCCCTTGTTGACCACCTTGAGCTTCAGGGACATCTTCCTGGCGTGGCCGGGGCCCAGCCCATCAAAGAAGAAGTCCTCGTTGAAGACGGGGTTGCGGCTGTTCTTGACGATGGTGCTGCGTTGCTTCTGCAGCTTCCCGGGGTTGAGGCACAGCGAGACGCAGCAGTTGATGCTGCGCAGGTCGACGAGGGCGTCGTAGAGGTCCTCGGCGGAGACGAGCCGCACGCGCAGCCGGGCATTGGAGGGGTCGTACTCGGCGGCCAGGCGCAGGCTCCCGCCCCGGCTGAGACGCAGGCTGTGTTCCCGGTCACGGCCCGGCGGCAGGTCCAGGGGCAgcagggcggcgggcggctgcccCCCGGCCGGGGCGCTCCTGGCGCGGCGCTGGGCGCTGGGACTGGTGTCGGCTGAGCTGTCGTCAGTGGAGAGGGAGCTGTTGCGGGCCACCGAGTGCTTCAGCTTGATGACCTTGGACTGGCTCTCCTGGCTGAAGATCTTCAGCAGGGAGACGGAGCGGGAGAGCAGCGGGGAGCCGAAGGGCGAGGACTCGGCTGAGGAGCACGTGTCGCTCTCGCCGCCGCTGAAGTAGCGGCCGGGGTGCATGAGGGCTGCGCCCAGGTCGGCGGGTGCCCGGGGCCTGCCCTCGCCGTTGAGCTTGGCTCTGCGCTGGGCGCTGGGCGAGGTGGCCGGCGAGGGGCAGAGGCTGCTGTGCTCGCTGTGGAAGAGCGACTCTTTGCGCCGCGTGTGGGGGCTCTCCATCAGCGTGGCGAAGCCGTAGGAGGTCTGCGCCTTGGGCACGTAGGGCAGTGACATGGCCGTCTGCGCCTGCGGGTCTGCGTTGGTGCTGAAGCCCTCCTCGGCCGTCCAGTCTTCGGCGCTCTCGATCTGGATGATGTGCCGGCCGGCTGCCCGCTGCCGGGGTCGGCTGGatggccgggggctgcgggggggcttGCGCCCGGCCAGGTCCTGCTCCGAGGCCGAGGGGCCCAGGGCGGGCGCTGTGGGGGGCTCGGCACCCTCCCCCTCGGCGGGTGCCGCGCTCAGCTTGGGTGGGATGAAGAAGTCAGGGATCTTGTCGGGGGTGAGGACGTTGCTGTAGCGGGACCCCCGTGGGGACTCCTCTGGCCCCGCACCCCGGGACCCACCGTTCTCCGCCACACCACGCAGCCGCTCCAGGAGCCACATGTTGCCACCGGGTGCGGGACTGGAAGAGACCCGAGGGGAAACGCTGTCACCAGGGGCCGGGCACCGGCAGACCggagccgtcagcctggggggcAACCGGCGGCACCGAGAGACGGGGACAAGGATGGAAGGGAACCTGCCGCGCCGGGGGGGCGACAGGAAGGAACCGTCCAcgccgggggacacggggacccgcCAGCCCGGGGGAGACGGGAAGGAACCGGTCGCGCCGGGAGGGACGGGGACCCGCGAGCCCGGGGGGGACGGGAAGGAACCGGCCgcgccggggggggacggggacccgcgGGACGCGGCGGTGTCGGACCCCAGcgatgggacgggacggggcggccgCGACGCACGGGAACGGCCGCCGGCAGCGACGCGATACCCGGACCGACCGACCAccgacggagggagggagggacagaccGACCGGGAAGCGCCGGATCCGCCGCAGCcggagcggagccgccgccgccgccgcagcccgggCGGGGCGCGCGCGGACGCGCTTTTataccggcggcggcggcggcggcggcggccccgctccttccccgcgccgccgccgtaATCCTCCGAGCGCGGCGCCCCCGCAATTCCCCGCCGGACCCACCGGAACCGGCACCGGCACCGAGTCGGATCGAGCGCTCCCGGGGTGCCGATGACCCGGGGTGCGGGTACCCGCTGCCGGGACACCCGGGCCGCCTGCCCACGGGAGCGCCGTGGGACGGgaccgggagctggggggggggggggtccctgcgccGGGACCGGGATGGCGGCGACACCGTGCTCCCTCCCAGCgccctcccaccaccccccccccggcgctgcccgggctCTTCTCCGAGCTCTTGAGCTCGTCAAGGCGCTGGGCGAAGCCGGCAGCTCTCCGCGGCGGCGCAGAGCTCAAGGGCTCACCGAGTGCATCGAGTGGTTTAATATCGGGGCTGGAggagcttttttggggggggggggggagaaagtgCCACATGTCACACATCTCACAGCACCTGGCGGTGACACAGCACTGGGGCAAGCCACGGCCCAGGTGACAGTGGGGGCACCAGGGCAAAATGTCCAGAGGATCCACGGAACATCACTGCAGGCCCCAgtgctgcagaggggcaggaggggagactCCCAAACCAGGGTGATCGGCCCCAGTCCAGGTACCGCACGGATTTatggccttggggacagggatgcagcTGAGCAGGACAGTGGCACCAACCAGGGCCagtggctgctcctccctggctgctgccctgtgggTGCCGTCGGGCTGCAGGGAAGGCTCCGTCATCCCACAGCGCGGGGCTGGGAATAATCAGCAGGAAGGAACAGAGCCTGGCGTGGTGGACTCCATCAGCGGGGGCTACGGCCGCCGGGCAGCGAGAGAGGGGAGGTCTCGGCTCCCTCTGCATCCCGACTGAGCTGATAAACAGAGCCGGCCCTGCGGAGCCAGACCGAGAGCCAACAGCTCTGCCAGCGCCTGGGAAGGGTGGCAGGGAAGAAGGTCCCCAGGGCCTGGGGGACAACCCTCCTCCCTCTCTGGAAGCAAGttgccctccccgctccctgcaccccccccgtTTCACTGTGTGCCCTCTGCCCGCCGTGCCCAGGCCTCTCCCGGCAGTGAGCGGTCGCTCCCTGGCAACGCGAGCGCTCTGGTTTATGGAGTTTCTTGGCACGttgctctgcctgctggggagcagcGGCTCAGGCCAGCTGCAGACCTTCACCGGGAGTGGGCCCTTCGGCATGGCTGCCCCTCGCTGGCACAGGAGGGGACCTGGGAAAAGCTGCTGGAACCCTCCGAACGGGGCGAGTGGGGAGCGGGAACCAGCCAGGACGTGGGGGGGTGTCTGGGCAGGGATGTCTCGGGGTCAGCGGTGGGGAAGGGGGACGGCGGTGTCCTGGCTGGACCCTGGGCGTTTCACCACAGGGCGCTGAGTGCTGGGTCCCGtagggggaggagagggcagatGGAGCCCGGGAGAGGATGAGGCTCACGGGGAGGGGAGGCTGGTGAACAAAAGGCTACTGTTTGCCTTTCCTCCACCCTGCACAACGGTGGGTAAACAAGGTGCAGAAATGGTTGAGTTCCCTGGAGATAACAAAGAGcgctggagcggggccagccctgcccgctCGGCCCAGGGCCAGCCGTCTctgggggggcaaaggggagcAGGGTGCTCGGAGCTGCCTGCACGGAGTTTGTTGGGGCTCAGCTTGGGGCAGGGCTTCCAGGTTTGAGGCAGAAGAGGAGCTGGGGTCCCGAATGCAAAGGGACAGCAGGAGAGACCCTGCGCTCGCAGCAGGAGCTGGCACAGGGACATGCATCTCTGGCACTCGGGGACATGGGCTGTGCCGGGAGCATCCCTTCCCAagcagcgcaggcagggctggcagccagaGACGAGCACTCGCCTGCAGCACCGCGCTGCCGATGTTACTCTGTGCAGCCGGAGCAGCCGGACACGAAACAGGAACAGGCAGAGAGCAAACACTTGCGGGGCCAGCAGAAAACAAGGTTTCCAGGGCCTCCAAAACAGTCTCCGGACCCTCACTCGGCACCCAGCAGCATGGAGCCGGGAGGGGTGCGTTTCCTCACCTGCCTCCCCCTTGGCCAGGGCTCTCCATGGATCTGGGCAGCACAGGATGCCAGGAGGGGGCGGCTTTCAGGGCTCCAGagccacctccccgggcagcgcgACGGGGAGACGGGCGAGGGCATGGACCAGGGTCCATCATGCTGGGCTGGAGGCTGCCGGCGGCATTCGGTGCCTGGCAAGGGCTGGGCAAGGCACCGTGGGCAAGCGATGGCTGGTGGGAacactggcagggctggggatggtggcaaggctgggatgctggcagggctggggacactggcagggctgggaacgctggcagggctgggaacgctggcagtgctggggatgctggcatggctgggatggtggcagggctggggacactggcagggctgggaatgctggcagggctggggacaccagcagggctggggatggtggcagTGCTGGCGACACTGGCAGGACTGGGaatgctggcagggctgggatgctggcagggctggggatggtggtagtgctggggacactggcagggctgggatgtggcagggctggggacaccggcagagctggggacacTGGCAAGGCTGGGGacgct includes the following:
- the C2CD4C gene encoding C2 calcium-dependent domain-containing protein 4C, with product MWLLERLRGVAENGGSRGAGPEESPRGSRYSNVLTPDKIPDFFIPPKLSAAPAEGEGAEPPTAPALGPSASEQDLAGRKPPRSPRPSSRPRQRAAGRHIIQIESAEDWTAEEGFSTNADPQAQTAMSLPYVPKAQTSYGFATLMESPHTRRKESLFHSEHSSLCPSPATSPSAQRRAKLNGEGRPRAPADLGAALMHPGRYFSGGESDTCSSAESSPFGSPLLSRSVSLLKIFSQESQSKVIKLKHSVARNSSLSTDDSSADTSPSAQRRARSAPAGGQPPAALLPLDLPPGRDREHSLRLSRGGSLRLAAEYDPSNARLRVRLVSAEDLYDALVDLRSINCCVSLCLNPGKLQKQRSTIVKNSRNPVFNEDFFFDGLGPGHARKMSLKLKVVNKGSSLKRDTLLGEKELPLTALLSCL